The genomic DNA CCGCCGAGGTGGGTTGGCCGCGCTGGAGCAAGAAAGAGGTGGGGTCGCTGGTTCCCGGCACGGAGGAATGGAAGCGGAAATTCGGACGCCTGGCCGGGTGCCGCGATCCGCAGGCCCGGTTGCGAGACATGGATGCGCTCGGCACCGATCAGGTGATGCTCTTCCCGACCTGGTTCGTCCGTCTGGCCCTCGTCAAGGCCCCCGAGGCGGCCTGCGCGCTCGCCCGCGCCTACAACGACTGGGTCTACGACTACTGCGCGGCCAACCGGCGGCGGCTCTTTCCCTGCGCCGTCCTCGCCATCCAGAGCGTCGAGCAGTCGATCGCCGAGCTGCGGCGGGTGGCCAAGCTCGGCTTCAAGGCCGCGGCCATCCGGCCCTGTTTCTGGAACGGGCGCTACCCGACGCTGCCCGAGTTCGATCCTCTGTGGCGAGAGTTCGAAGACCTCGACGTGGTGCTCGCCATGCATACCTTTCCCTCGCGGGAGGCCCTGACCCCGGAGTGGGGCGAGCGCATCGCGCGCACCCGCGGGAGCGGCCACGGGCTGCTCTTCACCGACGAGGCCGTCGTCTACTCCCCAGGGCAGTTTCTGAGCAATATCGTGTTCAGCATGGAGCCCAGCATCGACAGCTCCGAAGCCCTCGGCTTCATCTTCGAGGCCATGACCTGGCTCACCGCCGTGCTGATGACGGGGTGGCTCGACAAGTTCCCGCGCCTGCGCGCCGCCGTGCTCGAGTCCAACGCTACCTGGTTGCCCCTGGTGCTGTCGCGGAGCCGGAACTTCCTCGACCTCTACGCCTTCCAGCGCGGACCCAAGGTGCGCGATCCCTACGAGGTGTTCTACGAGCGCTGCTTCATCGCCTTCGAGGGTGACGAGGAGCCCGTCTATCGCATGTGGGATCAGTACGAGAATGTTGGGCTCTGGTCCTCGGACTACCCTCATCACGATGCCGAGGACGGCTGGGAGGCCCTCGAGCTCATGGAGCGACACAAGGTGCCTGTCGCGGTCCAGCGCAAGCTGCTCGGTGAGAACGCCCGACGCCTTTACGGCATCGAGCCCGTCATGGTGGTGACCGAGCGCGTCGAGCAGTACGAGCCGGCCAAGCTGCCCTGGTAGCGCCGGAGCGCATGCAGCATGGCCCCGCCCGCGACCATGGTCGAGCGGGCTTGGTTCCGGTGAGAGAATTGGAGTAAGGAGGACAGGCCATGATCCGAGTACTGGTGGTCGCGGCAGCGCTGATGGTGGCGGGGGCGGCGGTGAGCCTTCCGGCTATCGCGCAGCCGGCCCGCGCAAAGGGTGAGCGAGTGGTCGAGAGCCGGGTCGTGAGCGTGCGGGGTGATCAGGTGTTCTTGCATGACGGCACCACGCTGAAAATTCCCTCCTCCGTGGCGAATCCGCTCGAAATCGAGGAAGGCGACACTGTCCGGTTCACGTACGAAACGAAAAATGGGCAGAACATCGCCACGTCCATCCAGTTCAGGGACCGCCCCGGGGGCATGAGGCGCAGGTTCTAGTCGTTTAGCGAGCGGGAGCCGTCCGAAGGAAGTCGCGGACCAGGCTCGCCACTGCGGCCGGCTGCTCGAGATGGGGCGCGTGGCCCGTCTCTTTCACGGTCTCCACGCGCGCGCCCGCGATGTGGCGCGTGAACTCTTCCGCGTAGACGGGCGGTACCAGCCGATCCTCGGCGCCCCAGATCAGCAGGGTGGGCGCCTTCACGCGATGGATGCGCTTCTTCAGGCCTTTGTCGGGAATGGGCCAGATGAATTTCCCGGTGGAGCCCATGGCCCAGGTGAGGCCGACCTGGGCGGTGACGCGCGCCTCTTCGTCTTCCGTCTCGACGAAGAGCTGCTTCGCCCCCGCACTCGCGGGATCGCGGAAGATGTGACCGGGCAGCTCTTGCGGGTTCAGCATCATCCAGTTGACGACGGGAGCGTCGTCGCGCCAGAGGCCGATCGGATCGATGAGGGCCAGGCGGCCGGCGCGGCGCGGGTAGGCCGCGGCCACCTCGCAAGCGACCATGGCGCCGAAGGAATGGCCGACGAAGGCCGCGCCCTCGAGGCCCAGCTGATCCAGCAGCTCGTCGTAGCAGAGGATCAAGTCCCAGAGGTTATCGAGATGATAGATGTCGTCGGGCGCGCCGGGGGTGGTGCCGGGGTGCTCGGGGGCGTGGACGGTGAAGTGCTGGGACAGCGTGTCCAGGAACGGATCCCAGTGGAGGCCCCAGGGGCCGTGGAAGAAGACGAGGGCGGGGCCGCTGCCCTTGGTGAGGACGCGCATGCGGACGCGGTTCTGCCAGACGGGGAACACGCGGGCTTGGGTGCCGTTCAGAGTGGACATCAAGAGAACCCCCTCATTTACTCAGCCCTCGCCTCGTCGCTCGAGGCGAGCGCCTCGGCTCGAACTGCGGCCCTCTCCCCCACTGGGGGAGAGGGAATGAGAGCTTCTTCTCGAGACGGATTCAAGACCGCCTCCCCCGAGAGGGAAGTGGAGGCTGAGGCGCGCTTGCGAAGCCTTTCGGGCCACCAGTGATTGGTCCAGCCCTCTTGCTCCCAGAAACCTCTCAACGAGGGGAGGACTTCGCGGGCGAAGAGGTCCATGTTCTGCAGGGTCAGCTCGTGGGGCATGGAGCCGATCTGCAGTAACACCATCAGGTTGCCGACGCGGAGACCCTTGACCACCTCTTCTTCGAGCCGCTGGCGGACGGTGGCGGGACTGCCGGCAATCACGTAGCCCTTCTCGACGAAGTCCCGGTAGCGCAGCTCCTTGGGATTCTCCGGCCGGCGCATGGGGTTGCGCGCGGTGGCCTGCAAGCTCCGGTAGTCCTGATTGCCCGGCGGCGCGAACCAAACGGCGGGGACGTGGAGACACTTGTGATAGAAGTACTCCACGTGCCGCGCGTAGAGCTCTTCGGCGCGCGCGTCGGTGTCGGCCACGGCCACCAGCTGCAGGAATCCCGCGCGGTAGGGGTTGGCGTCGCGGCCCTTCTTGGTGACCACATCCCAGTAGCCGTTCATCATGCCCTTCGCCGATTTGGCCCCCGAATAGCTCAGGAAGCAGTAGCAGACTTCGTTGTCGACGGCGAAGTCGAAGGTGCTGATGCTGCCCGAGCCGGGCACCCACACGGGTGGATGCGGCTGCTGGATGGGACGGGGCCAGAGATTCACGTTGGCCAGCTGGTAGTAGCGGCCATTCCACGCGAAGATCTCGCGCGCCTGCCAGGCCTTCATCGTGAGGGCGAAGGCCTCGCGGTAGCGCTCGCGATGCTCCATGGGCGTGATGCCGTAGCAGAGGTTGACGTCCATGGGGCTGCCCAGAGGCAGGCCCGCCACCAGCCGCCCGCCGCTGATGCAGTCGAGCATGGCGTACTCTTCCGCGAC from Candidatus Methylomirabilota bacterium includes the following:
- a CDS encoding amidohydrolase family protein encodes the protein MVTKDFPIFDCDSHVVEPPEIWDEYVPSAIRSWVKTQFHFHTDTDVLHINGRVVPATRERSNAAEVGWPRWSKKEVGSLVPGTEEWKRKFGRLAGCRDPQARLRDMDALGTDQVMLFPTWFVRLALVKAPEAACALARAYNDWVYDYCAANRRRLFPCAVLAIQSVEQSIAELRRVAKLGFKAAAIRPCFWNGRYPTLPEFDPLWREFEDLDVVLAMHTFPSREALTPEWGERIARTRGSGHGLLFTDEAVVYSPGQFLSNIVFSMEPSIDSSEALGFIFEAMTWLTAVLMTGWLDKFPRLRAAVLESNATWLPLVLSRSRNFLDLYAFQRGPKVRDPYEVFYERCFIAFEGDEEPVYRMWDQYENVGLWSSDYPHHDAEDGWEALELMERHKVPVAVQRKLLGENARRLYGIEPVMVVTERVEQYEPAKLPW
- a CDS encoding alpha/beta hydrolase, with the protein product MSTLNGTQARVFPVWQNRVRMRVLTKGSGPALVFFHGPWGLHWDPFLDTLSQHFTVHAPEHPGTTPGAPDDIYHLDNLWDLILCYDELLDQLGLEGAAFVGHSFGAMVACEVAAAYPRRAGRLALIDPIGLWRDDAPVVNWMMLNPQELPGHIFRDPASAGAKQLFVETEDEEARVTAQVGLTWAMGSTGKFIWPIPDKGLKKRIHRVKAPTLLIWGAEDRLVPPVYAEEFTRHIAGARVETVKETGHAPHLEQPAAVASLVRDFLRTAPAR
- a CDS encoding LLM class flavin-dependent oxidoreductase, whose translation is MKISAFHLMPHRELPADFEKRYPSVWVTPPWWELADPARVGQYYNWTLDELLFAARAGFDGVCTNEHHQNAYGFMPSPNIMGAVLAKATNDLPVAVVQMGSTLPTQNPPIRVAEEYAMLDCISGGRLVAGLPLGSPMDVNLCYGITPMEHRERYREAFALTMKAWQAREIFAWNGRYYQLANVNLWPRPIQQPHPPVWVPGSGSISTFDFAVDNEVCYCFLSYSGAKSAKGMMNGYWDVVTKKGRDANPYRAGFLQLVAVADTDARAEELYARHVEYFYHKCLHVPAVWFAPPGNQDYRSLQATARNPMRRPENPKELRYRDFVEKGYVIAGSPATVRQRLEEEVVKGLRVGNLMVLLQIGSMPHELTLQNMDLFAREVLPSLRGFWEQEGWTNHWWPERLRKRASASTSLSGEAVLNPSREEALIPSPPVGERAAVRAEALASSDEARAE